The following proteins come from a genomic window of Solea senegalensis isolate Sse05_10M unplaced genomic scaffold, IFAPA_SoseM_1 scf7180000014069, whole genome shotgun sequence:
- the osbpl6 gene encoding oxysterol-binding protein-related protein 6 isoform X2, whose product MSYHQHYQRGPHGRTMSSEERCTMAVKTATPVHKSASSSSSSQRDSRQEGDSWEIIEGLKIGQSNVQRPDKHEGFMLKKRKWPLKGWHKRFFVLDNGILKYSKSPIDLQKGKVHGSIDVGLSVMSIKKRARRIDLDTEEHIYHLKVKSQEIFDAWVSKLRHHRLYRQNEIVRSPRDATMRTFPPPAAMESTQPAASVVHEAKQAKPSSLPWQPVAPSNNSNSSLPASYSNGQSKVVAWLQESEEMDKCAEELARCQSNLTELSRLLQSLEILQRTQSAPNFTDMQVPLSASMSPVRLHSSNPNLCAELVDFQPPVSRLTDSVECASDYFKLQEEFCTIAQKVHSLLKSAFNTVAIEKEKIKQILSDQEQSDQSTQIYSLRKSLSQALSQNAELRTRLNRIHSESVLTEQVVSVNIISTPDEAGEQMGIPLTQQASNESRLSMSESVSEFFDAQEVLLSASSSENEGSDDESYVSDVSDNISEDNASVTDNVSRQMANGDFAGCAFRNGRRTCLSAPCPDTTNINLWNILRNNIGKDLSKVSMPVELNEPLNTLQRMCEELEYSELLDKAAETEDPFERMALVAAFAISGYSSTYYRAGSKPFNPLLGETYECIREDKGFCFFSEQVSHHPPISACHCESKNFTFWQDVRWKNKFWGKSMEILPIGSVNLMIPRFGDHYEWNKVTTCVHNILSGRRWIEHYGEITIRNTKSSACLCKLTFVKGNYWSSNVNEVQGFVMDQEGKVVHRLFGKWHEGLYCGVPPSAKCIWRPGSMPTDYELYYGFTRFAIELNELCPELKDVLPRTDARFRPDQRHLEEGNLEMASSEKQRIEDMQRMRRKWNEENNIKQEPRFFKKVVDANHRERWVSNNVYWELRKNPGFINMESTVNLW is encoded by the exons GAAGGAGACAGCTGGGAAATCATTGAAGGGTTGAAAATTGGACAGAGCAATGTCCAGAGGCCTGATAAACATGAGGGTTTTATGTTGAAGAAGCGGAAATGGCCACTGAAAGGCTGGCACAAG CGCTTTTTTGTTCTGGACAATGGTATCCTGAAGTACTCAAAGTCCCCCATTGAT CTCCAGAAAGGCAAAGTGCATGGCAGCATTGACGTTGGCCTCTCAGTCATGTCTATCAAAAAGCGGGCTCGTCGTATCGACCTGGACACAGAGGAGCATATCTATCACCTAAAG GTAAAATCTCAAGAAATCTTTGACGCCTGGGTATCAAAGTTGCGTCATCACCGGCTTTACAGGCAGAATGAGATCGTACGATCTCCCCGTGATGCCACCATGCGAACATTTCCTCCCCCAGCTGCCATGGAGTCTACCCAACCAGCTGCAAGTGTGGTTCATGAAGCAAAG CAGGCCAAGCCAAGCAGCTTGCCATGGCAGCCGGTGGCCCCCAGCAACAATAGCAACAGCAGCCTGCCTGCCTCCTACAGTAACGGCCAGAGCAAGGTAGTTGCCTGGCTGCAGGAATCAGAGGAGATGGACAAATGTGCAGAGG AGCTTGCACGGTGCCAGTCCAACCTGACTGAGCTGAGTCGGTTATTGCAGAGTCTGGAGATTCTACAAAGGACACAgtcagcaccaaacttcacagATATGCAG GTCCCTCTGTCTGCCAGTATGTCCCCTGTCCGCCTCCACTCATCCAACCCCAACCTGTGTGCTGAGCTGGTGGACTTTCAGCCTCCTGTCTCCCGGCTGACAGACAGTGTAGAGTGTGCCAGCGACTACTTTAAACTTCAGGAAGAATTCTGCACCATCGCCCAGAAAG TCCACTCTCTGTTGAAGTCGGCCTTCAACACTGTGGCcatagagaaagaaaagatcAAGCAGATTCTGTCTGACCAGGAACAGTCTGACCAGTCAACTCAAATCTACTCTCTCAGGAAGTCTCTGTCACAG GCCCTGTCCCAAAATGCAGAACTTCGGACTCGACTCAACCGCATCCACTCTGAATCTGTCTTGACTGAACAAGTTGTCAGTGTGAACATCATTTCCACGCCTGATGAG GCCGGGGAACAGATGGGGATCCCTCTGACTCAGCAGGCTTCTAATGAGAGCCGACTCTCCATGTCAGAGTCTGTCTCTGAGTTCTTTGATGCCCAGGAAGTGCTTCTGTCAGCCAGCTCGTCAGAGAATGAG GGCTCTGACGATGAGTCATATGTCAGCGATGTGAGCGATAACATATCGGAGGACAACGCCAGTGTGACCGATAATGTCTCCAGACAAA TGGCCAACGGAGACTTCGCTGGCTGTGCTTTCCGCAACGGGCGACGCACCTGCCTGTCGGCGCCGTGTCCCGATACCACCAACATCAACCTCTGGAACATCCTGAGAAACAACATCGGCAAGGACCTGTCCAAAGTGTCCATGCCAGTGGAGCTCAACGAGCCCCTCAACACCCTGCAGCGTATGTGTGAAGAGCTGGAGTACAGCGAGCTGTTGGACAAAGCTGCGGAGACCGAGGATCCGTTTGAACGCATG GCTCTTGTTGCCGCTTTCGCCATCTCAGGCTACTCATCTACATACTACAGAGCAGGAAGTAAGCCATTCAACCCACTACTCGGAGAGACGTATGAATGTATTCGGGAAGACAAAGgcttctgttttttctctgaaCAG GTGAGCCACCACCCACCCATCTCCGCCTGTCACTGTGAGTCTAAGAACTTCACCTTCTGGCAAG ATGtgagatggaaaaacaaattCTGGGGGAAATCTATGGAGATTTTACCAATAGGTTCCGTTAATCTAATGATTCCCAG GTTTGGAGATCACTATGAGTGGAACAAAGTCACCACCTGTGTACACAACATCCTCAGTGGAAGACGGTGGATCGAACATTACGGCGAGATCACCAtcagaaacacaaagagcagcGCCTGTCTCTGCAAACTCACCTTTGTCAAG GGAAACTACTGGAGTTCTAATGTGAACGAGGTTCAAGGATTCGTGATGGATCAAGAAGGGAAAGTGGTCCACAGGCTTTTTGGAAAATGGCACGAGGGTCTTTACTGCGGTGTCCCACCTTCTGCCAAATGCATCTGGAGGCCAG GCTCTATGCCCACAGACTATGAGCTGTACTACGGCTTCACCAGGTTCGCCATTGAACTGAACGAGCTCTGCCCCGAGTTGAAAGATGTCTTGCCACGTACGGACGCACGCTTCAGGCCCGATCAAAG ACATCTCGAAGAAGGGAACTTGGAGATGGCATCCTCGGAGAAGCAGCGCATCGAGGACATGCAGAGAATGAGGAGAAAGTGGAACGAGGAGAACAACATCAAGCAGGAGCCGCGCTTCTTCAA GAAAGTGGTTGATGCCAATCACAGGGAGAGGTGGGTTTCCAACAACGTGTACTGGGAGCTCCGCAAAAACCCAGGCTTCATCAACATGGAATCCACAGTGAACCTGTGGTAG
- the osbpl6 gene encoding oxysterol-binding protein-related protein 6 isoform X1, with protein MSYHQHYQRGPHGRTMSSEERCTMAVKTATPVHKSASSSSSSQRDSRQEGDSWEIIEGLKIGQSNVQRPDKHEGFMLKKRKWPLKGWHKRFFVLDNGILKYSKSPIDLQKGKVHGSIDVGLSVMSIKKRARRIDLDTEEHIYHLKVKSQEIFDAWVSKLRHHRLYRQNEIVRSPRDATMRTFPPPAAMESTQPAASVVHEAKQAKPSSLPWQPVAPSNNSNSSLPASYSNGQSKVVAWLQESEEMDKCAEELARCQSNLTELSRLLQSLEILQRTQSAPNFTDMQSVELSKKEKRLNRRWRTKSVGKDAKFQLQVPLSASMSPVRLHSSNPNLCAELVDFQPPVSRLTDSVECASDYFKLQEEFCTIAQKVHSLLKSAFNTVAIEKEKIKQILSDQEQSDQSTQIYSLRKSLSQALSQNAELRTRLNRIHSESVLTEQVVSVNIISTPDEAGEQMGIPLTQQASNESRLSMSESVSEFFDAQEVLLSASSSENEGSDDESYVSDVSDNISEDNASVTDNVSRQMANGDFAGCAFRNGRRTCLSAPCPDTTNINLWNILRNNIGKDLSKVSMPVELNEPLNTLQRMCEELEYSELLDKAAETEDPFERMALVAAFAISGYSSTYYRAGSKPFNPLLGETYECIREDKGFCFFSEQVSHHPPISACHCESKNFTFWQDVRWKNKFWGKSMEILPIGSVNLMIPRFGDHYEWNKVTTCVHNILSGRRWIEHYGEITIRNTKSSACLCKLTFVKGNYWSSNVNEVQGFVMDQEGKVVHRLFGKWHEGLYCGVPPSAKCIWRPGSMPTDYELYYGFTRFAIELNELCPELKDVLPRTDARFRPDQRHLEEGNLEMASSEKQRIEDMQRMRRKWNEENNIKQEPRFFKKVVDANHRERWVSNNVYWELRKNPGFINMESTVNLW; from the exons GAAGGAGACAGCTGGGAAATCATTGAAGGGTTGAAAATTGGACAGAGCAATGTCCAGAGGCCTGATAAACATGAGGGTTTTATGTTGAAGAAGCGGAAATGGCCACTGAAAGGCTGGCACAAG CGCTTTTTTGTTCTGGACAATGGTATCCTGAAGTACTCAAAGTCCCCCATTGAT CTCCAGAAAGGCAAAGTGCATGGCAGCATTGACGTTGGCCTCTCAGTCATGTCTATCAAAAAGCGGGCTCGTCGTATCGACCTGGACACAGAGGAGCATATCTATCACCTAAAG GTAAAATCTCAAGAAATCTTTGACGCCTGGGTATCAAAGTTGCGTCATCACCGGCTTTACAGGCAGAATGAGATCGTACGATCTCCCCGTGATGCCACCATGCGAACATTTCCTCCCCCAGCTGCCATGGAGTCTACCCAACCAGCTGCAAGTGTGGTTCATGAAGCAAAG CAGGCCAAGCCAAGCAGCTTGCCATGGCAGCCGGTGGCCCCCAGCAACAATAGCAACAGCAGCCTGCCTGCCTCCTACAGTAACGGCCAGAGCAAGGTAGTTGCCTGGCTGCAGGAATCAGAGGAGATGGACAAATGTGCAGAGG AGCTTGCACGGTGCCAGTCCAACCTGACTGAGCTGAGTCGGTTATTGCAGAGTCTGGAGATTCTACAAAGGACACAgtcagcaccaaacttcacagATATGCAG AGTGTAGAAttgtcaaagaaagaaaaacgcTTGAACAGAAGATGGAGAACAAAAAGCGTCGGCAAAGACGCAAAATTCCAGCTCCAG GTCCCTCTGTCTGCCAGTATGTCCCCTGTCCGCCTCCACTCATCCAACCCCAACCTGTGTGCTGAGCTGGTGGACTTTCAGCCTCCTGTCTCCCGGCTGACAGACAGTGTAGAGTGTGCCAGCGACTACTTTAAACTTCAGGAAGAATTCTGCACCATCGCCCAGAAAG TCCACTCTCTGTTGAAGTCGGCCTTCAACACTGTGGCcatagagaaagaaaagatcAAGCAGATTCTGTCTGACCAGGAACAGTCTGACCAGTCAACTCAAATCTACTCTCTCAGGAAGTCTCTGTCACAG GCCCTGTCCCAAAATGCAGAACTTCGGACTCGACTCAACCGCATCCACTCTGAATCTGTCTTGACTGAACAAGTTGTCAGTGTGAACATCATTTCCACGCCTGATGAG GCCGGGGAACAGATGGGGATCCCTCTGACTCAGCAGGCTTCTAATGAGAGCCGACTCTCCATGTCAGAGTCTGTCTCTGAGTTCTTTGATGCCCAGGAAGTGCTTCTGTCAGCCAGCTCGTCAGAGAATGAG GGCTCTGACGATGAGTCATATGTCAGCGATGTGAGCGATAACATATCGGAGGACAACGCCAGTGTGACCGATAATGTCTCCAGACAAA TGGCCAACGGAGACTTCGCTGGCTGTGCTTTCCGCAACGGGCGACGCACCTGCCTGTCGGCGCCGTGTCCCGATACCACCAACATCAACCTCTGGAACATCCTGAGAAACAACATCGGCAAGGACCTGTCCAAAGTGTCCATGCCAGTGGAGCTCAACGAGCCCCTCAACACCCTGCAGCGTATGTGTGAAGAGCTGGAGTACAGCGAGCTGTTGGACAAAGCTGCGGAGACCGAGGATCCGTTTGAACGCATG GCTCTTGTTGCCGCTTTCGCCATCTCAGGCTACTCATCTACATACTACAGAGCAGGAAGTAAGCCATTCAACCCACTACTCGGAGAGACGTATGAATGTATTCGGGAAGACAAAGgcttctgttttttctctgaaCAG GTGAGCCACCACCCACCCATCTCCGCCTGTCACTGTGAGTCTAAGAACTTCACCTTCTGGCAAG ATGtgagatggaaaaacaaattCTGGGGGAAATCTATGGAGATTTTACCAATAGGTTCCGTTAATCTAATGATTCCCAG GTTTGGAGATCACTATGAGTGGAACAAAGTCACCACCTGTGTACACAACATCCTCAGTGGAAGACGGTGGATCGAACATTACGGCGAGATCACCAtcagaaacacaaagagcagcGCCTGTCTCTGCAAACTCACCTTTGTCAAG GGAAACTACTGGAGTTCTAATGTGAACGAGGTTCAAGGATTCGTGATGGATCAAGAAGGGAAAGTGGTCCACAGGCTTTTTGGAAAATGGCACGAGGGTCTTTACTGCGGTGTCCCACCTTCTGCCAAATGCATCTGGAGGCCAG GCTCTATGCCCACAGACTATGAGCTGTACTACGGCTTCACCAGGTTCGCCATTGAACTGAACGAGCTCTGCCCCGAGTTGAAAGATGTCTTGCCACGTACGGACGCACGCTTCAGGCCCGATCAAAG ACATCTCGAAGAAGGGAACTTGGAGATGGCATCCTCGGAGAAGCAGCGCATCGAGGACATGCAGAGAATGAGGAGAAAGTGGAACGAGGAGAACAACATCAAGCAGGAGCCGCGCTTCTTCAA GAAAGTGGTTGATGCCAATCACAGGGAGAGGTGGGTTTCCAACAACGTGTACTGGGAGCTCCGCAAAAACCCAGGCTTCATCAACATGGAATCCACAGTGAACCTGTGGTAG